The Lutra lutra chromosome 16, mLutLut1.2, whole genome shotgun sequence genome segment TATGCTTAATGTTTTTGGTTTCTTGTTCCACTAATATTTGCCACCTCCCCAGatcataaaaatatgttcttattttaCCTTCTAGAAAATTTGTGATGTCATCTTTTGTATTTAGTCTAATAAATCTGGGATTGACTTTTATGCTATTTTGTTCCATGTGGATATTCAACTAATTTAGCACTGCTTTGTAAAAGTctgcccttttttgtttgttttctctggtcATTTCAATAATCTTTTTGTAATAAATCCAATCCCACtagattctcctctcactctctttctccctaacTCTTGCTCTCACTTTATTCTTCAAATTTCCTCGGTAATTACTAGtccttttcattttcatggaaATATAAGAATTGGCTTATAAATGTACATAGACATATCCTAGAAATTAAACTGGGATTGCGTTGAATCTCTAAATTATGTTGGGGAAAATTGAAAGTTTACAATACTGATTATCAAATCTATGAACATGTTATAGtaacatatttaacatattaacatatttgaCACCTATTTAGATCATGACATTTATTTAGGTCATAAATTCCCCTTAgtaatattttatggttttctgtgtGGAGACTTTCTGTGTAGAGACTGTATAAAGTCTTTTGATAGAGTCATTCCTAGTTTTGATGCTCTCACAAACATTATTTTCAACCCTGGCTCCTAGAACCCTAGAATTCcaatgaatttttcttaatttttaacttatatCCTATGACCTTGGTTAATTCACTTACTGATTCTAATActttgtacattcttttttttttaagattttatgtatttatttgtcagagagagagggagagagagcaagcaaaggcagaggcagagggagaagcaggctccctgatgagcaaggagcccgatgtgggactcgatcccaggacgccaggatcatgacctgagccgaaggcagctgcttaaccaactgagccacccaggcatccctactttgTACATTCTTTTAGATTATCTTTCGATacaaattttactcattttatccAGTTGTTATAACTTTAATGTTTCCTCCATAACTTATTACACTGGCTAGGACATCCACTTCTAGGTTTGTAGATTAATTATTCAATTTTAGGTGTTCaatattacaaaattttatttctgccttgGTGAGCTTATTATGTTTCTCTTAGAAGCAGCAAATCATtatgggtgtatgtgtgtattgatGCAATGTAACAAATTTAATCTCTTCATTAGAGTATGTAACCCATTTACATTTCATGAACTTTCTGAGCCCCTAAATTTTTGTCTGTTGTCttgcaatttttttgtttcatcacTTTTtatgtccctttttaaaaatacatttttcctttatatctttaaaatgatgataaatgCTGCCAGCCTCAAAATCTCTGGTCACTTAAAgtacattcaaaatgaaaaaaacgtAGACTTACAAAGAATAACCATTTAGCTTTTATAGATCCTTCTTGTAAAACACTAGagaattttcttaaacaaaaagaaacaaattcagaaggaaggaatgggatGAAAGTAATCTTAATCAGcacataaacatatattaaataccaaaaaaactgtaaactccaaaaagatgtgaactatttttaaaaagatagcatATGACTTTAGGTAACCATAACTTTCATGGAGATTTATGAGGTCAAAGTGGTACAATTGTTCAGTAGGTACCAAAAGCATGTGAATAACCttgtaatgaaaggaaggaagactgaaattctaaacaaaaatgttttattagcaaaaaaatatatattttataatacataaaaactATCCCAGTCCTAAGTCCCAGCACATGGGAGcatgaccttatttgggaatatGGTCATGGTAGATGTAACTAGCTAGAATAAGGTCATATTTGAGTAGGGTGGTcccctaattcaatatgacttgtgtccttataagaagggaaACTTTGGATACACAGATATGCACTGAGGGAGAATGCCCTGTGAAGAAACCCAAATCCAGGGAAGTACTTAAATCCGGGATAGagacctggaacagatccttccttaaTATCTTCTAAAGGAGCATGGCCTGCCAACATTGTAGCCTCTAGAACTTTGAGACTGtcaatttctattgtttaagccactaggtTTGTGGTatcttgttatagcagccctagaaAGCTAATACAAACCTTgctagaggaaaagaaaccaaccataAGCACATGAggaattggaaaaaatatatatatatatcgaactgtttaaaacattgaaaatgaaCATACATTTGTgaaccctgtgaaaaggaaaacaagaaaacaaacaaactgagccACAGGAGTCACTCAGCTTTTCACCTGGAGGAGTTCTGGATGGTGGGAGTATggaggagattccaaggaaaagatgggagtctCACTAGTGTGAGGAAATAGAGATTGGAATGCAGAAAGGCGGGAGTGATGAAAAGGTCAtgggttccagaaagaaggaagtcatgTAGAAAACAAACTCCTAGAAATAGACATTGCAGTCCTCTTGAGTCCTTCCTAAATATTAAGCAGTGTGTGTATAAGAAAATGCCCCAGGTTATAACAAAGAGTAAATGGAACTGAACCAGATGGTTCCCAAGACTCATACAAAGCTAGGAGTCACTTGAGTTCCAATCAGCCAGAGTGAAGAGTTTTTTTTCATAAGTCATAATATTCAACAGAGACCCAGTAAGGATCATGAATTAGTAGTGGGACTAAATTATCACTAAAATAAAGGTAAGTCAACAGATTCCCTAAACAAGTTGAAAACTAATTTTAGAAAGAGTCAGAATTATCTACTAATATCTCAGTGCCCATGTGACACCCAATAATAGAAGATAGCATCCTACAAATTAATCAGTTCATCTAAAGGAAGGCAgttaaaaagggaagaaggaacagatgggaaaaataaaatacaactaacAAGGTAGTAGACTTAAACATATCAACAATTACCTTAAAAATTTACtagtaatattctatttaaataaaacaccTAACTatgtcagtgaaaaataaacttttaacgTAAGGATGCAGAAGATAATGTagattttgttaaaagaaaaattatgaaaagggcTATGTCATATACATACTAATCACAAAAGGCTGAATTTAATATGTATTGACAGTAGACAATATAAAGACAACAAATATAACAGAGAAAGAATACAATTCATAATAACAAAAGGATCAATTTATAAAGACATGGCAATCATAAAAGGTGTCTACATCTGATTAGTaatcttcaaaatacatgaagcaagaACAtcctaaaaagaagaaattgacaaatcCACAATTCAATTAGGAGAATTCAACACTCATCTGTCAATAATTAATAGAACAATCAGATAGAAAAATGGGAAGTATGTAGACCTAAAAATCCATTCAACCTAATTGACCTGTTTGGCACTCGAACACAGTGTCCAACAAATGCAGAATACACAAGTCCATAGGAAATACTCATTGAGATAAACCACATTCaagaccataaaacaagtctcaaaaatttttttataaaaagcaaagGGCTATCTGGGTGGCACCATCAgtgaagtgcccaactcttggttctggctcaggtcgtgatctcagggtcttgcgattgagccctgagtcaagctctgtgctcagtgcagagtcaactaggactctctctttctccttcccttcccgcCTCCCCGActcatgtgtgctctttctctaaaacaaacaaatctttaaaaaaaaatggttgaaagtattttctttgacTGAAACAGAAACTAGGAATTGGTAATAggaaaatatatggaaaagttCTTCAAATGTAAACCAcgagtaaattttaaataaaccatgagtaacaaaaaaattatagggAAAATTAGAAACTATTTTGAATTGGATATAAAGGAAAGTATGACACTTAAATGTATGATTTGGGAAGGATTATGTCATGGAAATGGTGGAACAGGATGCTCTAAGAAGGATTTCATCACTGAAATAACCATTAAATTGGCAAAAAATTACAAGGTTAGCTTTTTGGCACTCTAGAATCCCATAAAAACTTACAGCAACAAGTTCTAGGATTCAAAATCACCAtgtaaaaatcagttgtgtttctatacactgatgatgaaaatatctgagaaagaaataggaaaacaatcCCTATatacaatagcattaaaaagaataaagtatttatGAGTAAACTTAACTAGGGAGGCAAAAGGCTTCTATGCTGAAAATtgcaaaacactgatgaaatggAAAGCTGTtttgtgttcatggattaaaagGCTTAATATTCTTGCAATACCCAAAGTGAATCTACATATTTAACACAATGCCTATCAACACcccagttgcctttttttttaacagaaatagaaaaaaaattccattatttttatggAACTATAAAAGGCCAAATCAATcctgagaaaaacaaagctgaagggaTCACaatttgtaatttcaaaatatattacaaaactatggAATACAAAGCACTATATTACTGGTGCAAAGACAAATAGCTTATGTAGCACcggttcttattttatttattttctggttttattccttcttctgatttctgattttatttatttgagtcttctctctttgttCTCAGTCTCATCAAGTGTTcctcaattttatctcaatagagagaaacaacaaaaacaaagattacgtctttgaaaacatcaacaaaattcACAAACTAgccaagaaaagaagagaaggcttaaattgctaaaatcaaaatgaaagttATGACATTACTATagaccttacagaaataaaggTATATagaaaaatactatgaaaattagATGACCCAGatgaaatgaataattttctaGAAACACACAAATTACCTAAACTGACACAGGATGAAATAGTAAATCTGAACATAAATATAACACAAAAAGAGATTAATCAGCGATAAAACAATctccaaacagaagaaaaatgaggaccAGCTTCAAAGGTGAATTGGAAGATTCAATATTATTTAGATGTCAATTTTATTCACAATTTGTCTATAGACTCAAAGAAATTTTAATCAAATTCCAACAggaattttttttggaaagtcgAGCTGATTcagaaatttatatggaaattagttttttcccagttttattgagatataattaatacataacattgtgtaagtataagatgttgatttgatacataaAGTATTACAAAGTGATTACCACCACAGACCTCCTAGAAATGACGTgattagtgtttctttctttctttttttttttctctttcctttttgtggtgAAAACATTGAAGCTCTACTCTTGTCAACTTTCAAGAATGTGAGACGTTGGGTGGTGTCATGCAGGCAAGATGGCGGAAGGGGAGGATGTGGGCTGGTGGCGGAGGTGGCTGCAACAGAGCTACCAGGCAGTCAAGGAGAAGTCCTCCAAAGCCTTGCAGTTCATGAAGCAAGACCTGACAGAGTTCACCGAGGTGGTGCAGCATGACACAGCCTGCACCATTGTGGCCACAGTTAGTGTGGTCAAGGAGAAGATAGCTACTGAAGGCTCCTCAGGGGCAACAGCAAAAATGAAGAAGAGTTTGTCTGGCTTCCTAGGGGTGATCTCCAACACCTTTGCTCCCTCACCGGACAAAACTATAGACTGCAATTTCATCACCCTGATGGGCACGCCCTCTGGCACAGCTGAGCCTTATGATGGCACGAAGGCTCACCTCTATAGCCCACAGTCAGACCCGGCAGCCTACTGCAATGAACCAGCTGGGCCCCAGGATTGTTTGATGCCTGGCTTTCCCAGTTCTgcctggaggagaagggggagatcTCAGAGCTCCTTGTCCCAGCAGCTATTTCCCATTCAGAATTCTGGCATTGGTATTATATAAAGTCCATCAACTAGAGCAGGAGCAGGCCCGGAGGGATGCCCTGAAGCAACGTGCAGAACAGAGCATGTCTGAAGAGCCTggctgggaagaggaagaagaggagcttGTGAGCGTTTCAGCTACATCTCCAAAAGAGGCA includes the following:
- the LOC125087997 gene encoding LOW QUALITY PROTEIN: BSD domain-containing protein 1-like (The sequence of the model RefSeq protein was modified relative to this genomic sequence to represent the inferred CDS: inserted 2 bases in 2 codons) is translated as MAEGEDVGWWRRWLQQSYQAVKEKSSKALQFMKQDLTEFTEVVQHDTACTIVATVSVVKEKIATEGSSGATAKMKKSLSGFLGVISNTFAPSPDKTIDCNFITLMGTPSGTAEPYDGTKAHLYSPQSDPAAYCNEPAGPQXLFDAWLSQFCLEEKGEISELLVPAAISHSEFWHWYXYKVHQLEQEQARRDALKQRAEQSMSEEPGWEEEEEELVSVSATSPKEAKVPVAKTSTSPEGGPGPLSPCEENAVTPAEPPTEVTPSESSESVSLVTQIAKPATAAKAPGLPKNLSQKLLEASLEDQGQTVDVGETGPPPPALLKPHIPASHLSGPEPRPPARAETLREEPLTDLCVFELNSHSGKSILSNNGKKGSSTDISEDWEEDFDLDMTEEEVQMALSKVDASGEMEDVEWEDWE